GCCAATATCCTCAAATGACAGTACCCCCACTCTTAGCCACCCAGTTGAGTTTTGCTGATTCTCGTTATCCCCAACTCCAAGCCTATGAAAAAGGCTTTGTCAAAGAAGGCGTAGGTGCTGGCGCTGCCTGTATAGCCGCTAATCTTTACAAGAATTGGCAACAAAATCAACTTCTACAAGCCATTGAAAGCCAAATTCAACGGTTAGAGAAGGGGAGTGGGGAGTAGAAAGTGGACAATGGACAGTGAACTTAACCTGTCAACTGTCAACTGACCTAACATCAAAAATACCGGACTCATTAAGACCCCGGTAAGATTGGAAGACTGATTTTTGACTAATTAGTTAATGGATTCTTTCTCTAAGTAATTGTTCTTCTAAAGCAGCAATACGATTGTAGGCTGCGGTTAATTGGGCTGTTAGTCGTTGTATTTGAATTTCTGGTGATAATATTTTTTCTCCACTTTGACGACTCATATCTAGATAAACGCCGTCAGTTAAAACGTCCTTATGCTCTAGTTCCTGATTAAAACCGATATGTCCTTTGAAATGGTAGTTGCTTGTCTCACTATTCTCCAGATAATTTTCTTTTGCTTCTGTTCTGGCTAAGGAACATTCCGAAAAAGCTTGAGCGACTTTTACGTCAAGCTGCTCAATAACCTGGTAGAGGGCATCCAGCTTATGACTCAAAGTCAGGATCTGTTGTTGTAATGGCTCCATTTAATACCCTCGTCCGCACATTTTCTCTATGTTATTCAATTTACTGCCGATGTTAAATATACTTATGAATTATTTAATGATTCCAATCTTCGTTTGAATCATTAAACATATTTATTAATTTATAAATACAATTCAATAATTTATATTACCTTTGCTCATTTTTTAATTAAAAAGTGTTAAGCACAAATCAATTTTTATCTCAAACGCTTTCTGTGTAAGGGTTATATCTATCGAATATAACAAGCTAAGTATCAAATAATTTAGATAAACAATTTTATCTAACCAATATTTATAGCTAGTATTGATGAAATTGTATTAATAAATACCTTATCGTGTTGATAATAAAGTTGAGCTATGAGGAAACTATAACAATGTTCCGTCTGCTAGTAATTGCATTTGTAGAAACTGCTTGAGAGGTGAGATAAGTCCGAGCAATTAATTGATATTTCCAGAAATGAAAAATAATATTCGACAATTAAGTAGCTATGGGTCTATGGTGACTAACTCAAGTAAATAAAATTCTTCCTATAAAAACAATCAATTTGGCTTTATATTCGTTGAATTTATCAAAATCAGGACTATTTCTGGGGTTTACTCTTGCCTATCTTCCTTTAATGTAGATACAGCACTTTTCATTTGTATGAGTACACTCTATTCTCTGCCCCGATAAAACTTGACGGTATCCACTGAAAAACGCTGTATTATGTATAAACTTAAAGTAATGAATCGTCGGTCTTTTTTGTTAAGCCTGGGTGGTATGACGCTATCACAACTACTCGTAGGCTGTGCTGGCAATAATCAAACAAAACTCAACGTTCAATTATTGAAAGGTTCTATTCCTAGTCAGGTAGTTGATCAATTTACCCGCAGTCTCAAAGAAAAAGCCAACTTAAAATTTGCGCCAGTTGAACGAATAGAAGCGTTATATAAACGATTATTAAGTTGGCAGCAAAACCCAAAAGCCACAGATGACCCAGAATGGTTGCGCTTTGTGCCATTTAGAAATTCTCAAAATTTTGCTGTGGCTGACTTGGTAACATTGGGGGATTATTGGTTAGAAACGGCAATTCAAAGGAAGCTGGTTAAACCATTAGAAGTAGCACAGTTAAAAAATTGGTCTAGTTTAGATCCCAAATGGCAGAACTTAGTTAAACGTAACGAACAGGGTATTCCCGATCCCAATGGGAAAATTTGGGCTGCGCCTTATCGTTGGGGTACTACAGTAATTATCTATAACCGCGATAAGTTCAAAGATTTGGGATGGACACCGCAAGATTGGAGCGATTTGTGGCGTAGTGAATTGCGATCGCGTATTTCTCTACTAGACCAACCAAGAGAAGTAATTGGTTTAGTCTTAAAGAAACTAGGAAAATCATACAACACCCAAGACCTAGCCACTGTTCCCGATTTAGAAAAAGAACTGCAAACATTAAATAAGCAGGTAAAACTCTACAGTTCCAACACTTACCTAGAAACACTCCTCATGGGCGA
Above is a genomic segment from Nostoc sp. MS1 containing:
- a CDS encoding extracellular solute-binding protein yields the protein MNRRSFLLSLGGMTLSQLLVGCAGNNQTKLNVQLLKGSIPSQVVDQFTRSLKEKANLKFAPVERIEALYKRLLSWQQNPKATDDPEWLRFVPFRNSQNFAVADLVTLGDYWLETAIQRKLVKPLEVAQLKNWSSLDPKWQNLVKRNEQGIPDPNGKIWAAPYRWGTTVIIYNRDKFKDLGWTPQDWSDLWRSELRSRISLLDQPREVIGLVLKKLGKSYNTQDLATVPDLEKELQTLNKQVKLYSSNTYLETLLMGDTWLAVGWSSDVASVLARYPQLSVIVPRSGTAIWADLWVSPKETAKDALSSRWIDFCLQPKTAKEIALLTKANSPITTNIAASDIQESFSSLLLNSQEVFAKGEFLLPLPPEATKQYESFFTKMKG